Below is a genomic region from Isosphaeraceae bacterium EP7.
GAGCGACGCTCTTGCAGCTTGCAGCGTGCCTCCCGTCCCGGGGCGCGCGCCGGTTTTGAGGGGCGCGGGACCTGATTCGGCCGGCCGGCTTGCGGGCGGGATTTCCCCTGGCCGCGGGCCGTCCGGTTTCGGCGAGTGAGCAGATACCAGATCGACGGCGAGGGGTCCACCCGAATCGAGGGCCGGGGGGCCCCGGCGGTGCCGGGTTGAATCCGACCCGGAGGGCCCCGACAATGGGGCGAACGCGGCCGATTTCGGGCACATTCCGCGCCCCTCAAGGGGCGTCCGGCCCGACTCCCCCCGCCACCGCCCACATTCCACCCAACGAGATCGCAAGGATCCTCTATGGACGTCCAACGTCGAACACGGCCGCGCCCTGGCCGCGCCGGCTCGTTCCTGATATCGGGCCTGACACTCGTCGGCCTGGCCCTCGCGGCCGGGTCGCACGCGTCGGCGGCCCCCCCCGCGCTCGCGGTTCAGAAGGGAGACCACATCGCCTTCATCGGCAACACCGTGGTCGACCGGATGCAGCACGACGGCTGGCTGGAGACGCTGCTCCAGGCCCGGTTCCCCGGCGATGAGCTGGTCATCCGCAACATGGGCTTCTCGGCCGACGAGCTGACCATCCGACTGCGGTCGAAGGACTTCGGCACGCCCGACGAGTGGCTGGCCCGCACCAAGTCCGACGTGGTCTTCGCCTTCTTCGGCTCGAACGAAGCGTACGGCGACCCGGCGACGTATCGCCAGGATCTCGACGCCTTCGTCAAGCATACGCTCGCCCAGGCGTATGCCGGGAAGGGGGCGCCGCGGCTGGTCCTGTTCTCGCCCATCGCGCACGAGGGGGCCAAGGGCCGGCCGCTGCCCGACGGCGCGGCGCACAATGCCCTGCTGGAGAAGGTGACCGCCGCGACGGCCGAAGTGGCCAAGGCCAACGGCGTCGCGTATGTCGACCTGTATCACCCGTCGCTCAAGCTGTTCGCCGAGTCGGCCGAGCCGCTGACGATCAACGGGATCCACCCCAATGAGGAGGGGAACCGGCAACTGGCGAAGGTCATCGACGGCGCCCTCTTCGGCGAGCCCGCCCCGGCGGTCGACGCCAAGGCGCTGGACGCGATCAGGGCGGCGGTCCTGGAGAAGAACCACTACTGGTTCAACCGCTACCGGGTGGTCGACGGCTACTCGACCTACGGCGGCCGGGCCGACCTGAAGTTCACCGACGGCCAGACCAATCGCGTCGTCATGGACCGCGAGCTGGAAGTGCTCGACCTGATGACGGCCAACCGCGACAAGGCGGTCTGGGCGGCGGCCAACGGCAAGACGCTGGCCGTCGACGACTCGAACACGCCGCCGTTCATCCCGGTGAAGACCAACAAGCCGGGCGAAGGCCCCAACGGCGAGCACATCTTCCTGGATGGCGACGCGGCCATCGGCAAGATGACGGTTGGCAAAGACTTCAACATCAACCTGTTCGCCTCGGAGAAGCAGTTCCCCGACCTGGCCAAGCCGGTGCAGATGTCGTTCGACCCCGCCGGCCGCCTGTGGGTGGCCGTCTGGCCGACGTACCCTCACTGGAAGCCCAAGGAGTCGATGAATGACAAGATCATCATCCTTGAGGACACCGACGGCGACGGCCGGGCCGACAAGCAGACGACCTTCGCCGACGGGCTGCATTGCCCCACCGGCTTCGAGTTCGTCCCCGGCGGCGTGCTGGTGGCCCAGCAGCCCGACCTGATGCTGCTGAAGGACACGAACGGCGACGACAAGGCCGACGTCCGGACCCGCGTGCTGCACGGGCTCGACTCGGCAGACACCCACCACGCGGCCAACAGCTTCAGGCTCGACCCGGGCGGGTCGGTCTACTTCCAGGAGGGGACCTTCCACCACACCCAGGTCGAGACCCCCTACGGCCCGCCCGTCCGCTGCGTCAATGCGGGTGTTTATCGCTATGAGCCCCGCACCCAGAAGTTCGAGGTCTACGTCTCCTACGGGTTCGCCAACCCCCACGGGCACTCGTTCGACCGCTGGGGCCAGGACTTCATCACCGACGGCACCGGCGCGGTGAACTACTTCGCCGCGGCCTTCTCGGGGCACGTCGACTATCCCCGCAAGCACCCCGGTATGAAGCCATTCTTCCCCCAGCGCACGCGGCCCTGCCCGGGCACCGAGATCGTCTCCAGCAAGCACTTCCCCGACGAGATGCAGGGCAACTACCTGGTCGGCAACGTGATCGGGTTCCAGGGGATCTTGAACTACAAGATGCGCGACGAGGAGTCGGGCTTCGGCGCCGAGGAGGTCGAGCCGATCGTCTCGTCGAGCGACCCGAACTTCCGCCCGTCCGACCTGGAGATGGGCCCCGACGGGGCGCTCTACTTCCTGGACTGGCAGAACCCGATCATCGGCCACATGCAGCACAACCTCCGCGACCCGGGCCGCGACCGGATTCACGGCCGGATCTACCGGGTGACGGCCAAGGGACGCCCGCTGTCCATCAGCCCGAAGATCGCCGGCGAGCCGCTGCCGAAGCTGTTCGACCTGCTGAAGGAGACCGAAGACCGGGTCCGCTACCGGGTGAAGCTGGAGATCGGCGACCGCAAGACCGAGGACGTGCTGGCCGCGCTCGGGCCGTGGGTCGCGGGCCTGGACAAGGCCGACCCCGACTACGAGCACAACCTGCTGGAGGCCCTCTGGGTCAAGCAGAACCACGACTCGGTGGATGTTGACCTGTTGAAGCAGCTGCTGGCGGCCCGCGACTACCGGGCCCGCGCCGCGGCCACGCGCGTGCTCTGCTACTGGCGCGACCGCGTGCCGGGCGCCCTGGGCCTGCTGAAGACCCTGGCCGCCGATGCCTACCCGAGGGTGAGGCTGGAAGCCGTGCGGGCCGCGAGCTTCTTCACCTCGCCCGAGGCGATCGAGGTGGCCTTGATCTCGGCCGAGCAGCCGTCGGATTATTACCTCGATTACGTCCGCGCCGAGACCCTCAAGACGCTGGAGCCCTACTGGCGCAAGGCGCTCGCCGAAGGCCGGCCGGTCGAGTTCAGCAGCGAGGCGGGGGCCCGGTTCTTCCTGAAGGGAGTGGGCACCGACGACCTCCTGAAGATGAAGCGATCGGTGGCCGTCGCCTCCGAGATCCTGCTGAGAGGCGGGGTCGACACGGCAACCCGCGGGCAGGCTCTGGCCGACCTGGCGAAGGCCCGTGGAGTGAGCCGCGTCCATGCGTTGATCGAGTCATTGAAGGCCCGCGACGGCCTGGAGCCGAACGCCAGGTCGGCCAGCCTGGCCGAGCTGGCCGGGCTGCTGACCGACGTGCCGCAGGCCGATCTGGCTGGCGTGCGCAAGGATCTTGAAGGGCTGGCGACGGGCGCCGCCCGCCCCGACACGCGTCAGCTCGGCTTCGCCGCGCTGGTCGACGCCGATGGCTCGGCCGAGGCGGCCTGGACGCTGGCGACGAAGTCGGCGTCCGCGCTCCGCGAGTTTCTCGCCGCGATCCCCCTGGTGCGTGACGCCAAGGTGCGCGAGTCGCTCTACCCGCGAGTCGAGGGGCTCTTGAAGGCCCTGCCCGCCCCCTTGGCCTCGACGAACGCCGGCAAGGGAGTCGTCGGTCGATATGTCCGGGTCGAGCTTCCGGGGCCGCGTCGGACCCTGACGCTGGCCGAGGTCGAAGTGATCAGCGACGGCCGGAACGTCGCGCGATCGGGCAAGGCGAGCCAGAAGAACACGGCCAACGGCGGCGTGGCCGCCCGCGCGATCGACGGCAAGACGTCCGGTGCCTACAACGACAACGGCCAGACGCACTCCGAGGAGGGGACTGACTCCCCCTGGTGGGAGGTCGACCTGGGCGCGGACGTGCCGATCGACTCGATCGTCATCCACAACCGCGTGGATGGGGAACTCGGCCGGCGGCTACTCGGGTACACGCTCAAGGTGCTCGACTCAGGGCGCAAGCTCGCCTTCGAGAAGGCGGGCCAGCCGGCCCCCGAGCCGAAGGCGACCCTGACCCTGGAGGGGAATGCCGGAGACGTGGTGAGACGGGCCGCGATGCTGGCCCTGACGTCAATCCCTGGTCATGAGGAGCGGACCTTCCGTTCGCTCTCCGCGCTGGCCCGAGCCGGGGTCGACCGCGACGCCGCCGTGCTGGCGCTCGGCCGTCTGCCCAAGGCGACCTGGCCGAAGGACGAGGCGGGCCCGCTGCTCGACTCGCTGGCAGCCGCCCTGGCGGCCCTGCCCGCCGCCGACAGGACCACGCCGCAGGCCCTGGAAGCCCTGCAACTGGGCGACCAGCTCACGGGCCTGCTGCCCAAGGACGCCGCCCGCGCCGCCCGAGCCAGGCTGGGCGCGCTGGGGGTGCGGATCATCAAGATCGGCACTGTCTACGAGCAGATGCGGTACGACCTGGATACCATCGCGGTGCAGGCCGGCAAGCCGGTGCAGATCGTCTTCGCCAACATCGACGCCATGCCGCACAACTTCGTCGTCGTGCAGCCCGGCTCGCTGGAAACCGTCGGCCAGCTGGGCGAGGCGCAGGCCACCCAGCCCGATGCCGTCGCCCGGCAATATGTCCCCGTCAGCGACAAGATCCTGATCTCCAGCCGGATGATCCAGCAGGGAGAGTCGCAGAAGCTCGACTTCAAGGCGCCCGAGACGCCCGGCGTCTATCCGTACGTCTGCACCTATCCGGGCCACTGGCGGCGGATGTTCGGCGCGATGCGGGTGGTGGAGAACCTGGATGACTACCTCGCCGACCCCGAGGGCTACCTGGCCGCCAACCCCCTGGCGGTGAAGGATGAGCTGCTGAAGCTGAGCACGACCCGCAAGGAGTGGACCTATGAGGAGCTGGCCGCGGCGGTGACCCCGGTCGCGCACGGCCGTTCGTTCACGGTGGCCAAGCAGGTCTTCCGCAAGTCGAGCTGCGTGTCATGCCACCAGCTTGGCGGCGAAGGGGTGCCCATCGGCCCCGACCTGACCAAGCTCGATGCCAAGCTGACGCCTGCCGACCTGCTCAAGAGCATGCTGGAGCCCTCGGCCAAGATCGACGACGCGTATGCCCAGT
It encodes:
- a CDS encoding GDSL-type esterase/lipase family protein is translated as MDVQRRTRPRPGRAGSFLISGLTLVGLALAAGSHASAAPPALAVQKGDHIAFIGNTVVDRMQHDGWLETLLQARFPGDELVIRNMGFSADELTIRLRSKDFGTPDEWLARTKSDVVFAFFGSNEAYGDPATYRQDLDAFVKHTLAQAYAGKGAPRLVLFSPIAHEGAKGRPLPDGAAHNALLEKVTAATAEVAKANGVAYVDLYHPSLKLFAESAEPLTINGIHPNEEGNRQLAKVIDGALFGEPAPAVDAKALDAIRAAVLEKNHYWFNRYRVVDGYSTYGGRADLKFTDGQTNRVVMDRELEVLDLMTANRDKAVWAAANGKTLAVDDSNTPPFIPVKTNKPGEGPNGEHIFLDGDAAIGKMTVGKDFNINLFASEKQFPDLAKPVQMSFDPAGRLWVAVWPTYPHWKPKESMNDKIIILEDTDGDGRADKQTTFADGLHCPTGFEFVPGGVLVAQQPDLMLLKDTNGDDKADVRTRVLHGLDSADTHHAANSFRLDPGGSVYFQEGTFHHTQVETPYGPPVRCVNAGVYRYEPRTQKFEVYVSYGFANPHGHSFDRWGQDFITDGTGAVNYFAAAFSGHVDYPRKHPGMKPFFPQRTRPCPGTEIVSSKHFPDEMQGNYLVGNVIGFQGILNYKMRDEESGFGAEEVEPIVSSSDPNFRPSDLEMGPDGALYFLDWQNPIIGHMQHNLRDPGRDRIHGRIYRVTAKGRPLSISPKIAGEPLPKLFDLLKETEDRVRYRVKLEIGDRKTEDVLAALGPWVAGLDKADPDYEHNLLEALWVKQNHDSVDVDLLKQLLAARDYRARAAATRVLCYWRDRVPGALGLLKTLAADAYPRVRLEAVRAASFFTSPEAIEVALISAEQPSDYYLDYVRAETLKTLEPYWRKALAEGRPVEFSSEAGARFFLKGVGTDDLLKMKRSVAVASEILLRGGVDTATRGQALADLAKARGVSRVHALIESLKARDGLEPNARSASLAELAGLLTDVPQADLAGVRKDLEGLATGAARPDTRQLGFAALVDADGSAEAAWTLATKSASALREFLAAIPLVRDAKVRESLYPRVEGLLKALPAPLASTNAGKGVVGRYVRVELPGPRRTLTLAEVEVISDGRNVARSGKASQKNTANGGVAARAIDGKTSGAYNDNGQTHSEEGTDSPWWEVDLGADVPIDSIVIHNRVDGELGRRLLGYTLKVLDSGRKLAFEKAGQPAPEPKATLTLEGNAGDVVRRAAMLALTSIPGHEERTFRSLSALARAGVDRDAAVLALGRLPKATWPKDEAGPLLDSLAAALAALPAADRTTPQALEALQLGDQLTGLLPKDAARAARARLGALGVRIIKIGTVYEQMRYDLDTIAVQAGKPVQIVFANIDAMPHNFVVVQPGSLETVGQLGEAQATQPDAVARQYVPVSDKILISSRMIQQGESQKLDFKAPETPGVYPYVCTYPGHWRRMFGAMRVVENLDDYLADPEGYLAANPLAVKDELLKLSTTRKEWTYEELAAAVTPVAHGRSFTVAKQVFRKSSCVSCHQLGGEGVPIGPDLTKLDAKLTPADLLKSMLEPSAKIDDAYAQFLFDTESGQLVSGLVVEETADAFKVVENPLAKATPLVVKKSDVVARKRLNTSIMPKGLLDTLNREEILDLIAYIVAKGDKAHPLFKGGHEGHGNAH